The Acidimicrobiia bacterium genome includes a window with the following:
- the argF gene encoding ornithine carbamoyltransferase: protein MDFLMTTDLGPDGLGAVLDLAAAVKADRSLHRGTLRGLKVGLFFEKPSTRTRVSCEAAVVDLGAHPVVLKSDEVGLGRREAVADVARVLDRYLDILAFRVFDHRHLVELADNADAPVVNLLSDRSHPCQALADLQTVREHRELAGTILTYVGDGNNVAHSLMLAGAMSGMEIRVAAPPGFEPAADITAEAMAIARTTGGSIMVTSDPHVGVAGADVVYTDVWASMGQEDEAEERRRLFAPFQVDSELFGEAARHAIFLHCLPAHRGEEVTDDVIEHERSFVFDQAENRMHAFKALLVQLQLR, encoded by the coding sequence GTGGACTTCCTGATGACGACCGACCTCGGTCCAGACGGCCTGGGTGCAGTGCTCGATCTGGCTGCCGCCGTCAAGGCCGACCGCTCGCTCCATCGAGGGACGCTGCGAGGGCTCAAGGTCGGCCTCTTCTTCGAAAAGCCCTCGACGAGGACCCGGGTTTCGTGTGAGGCAGCCGTCGTCGACCTAGGAGCACACCCGGTCGTCCTCAAGAGTGACGAGGTCGGACTCGGTCGCCGCGAGGCGGTCGCCGACGTCGCCAGGGTGCTCGATCGCTACCTGGACATTCTCGCTTTTCGGGTGTTCGACCACCGCCATCTGGTCGAGTTGGCGGACAACGCCGATGCCCCGGTCGTCAACCTTCTGTCCGACCGCAGCCATCCCTGCCAGGCGCTCGCCGATCTGCAGACCGTACGAGAGCATCGCGAGCTGGCGGGGACGATCCTCACCTACGTCGGCGACGGCAACAACGTGGCCCACTCGCTCATGCTCGCCGGGGCGATGTCGGGGATGGAGATCAGGGTGGCGGCACCTCCGGGCTTCGAGCCGGCGGCGGACATCACAGCCGAGGCGATGGCGATCGCCCGCACGACCGGGGGCAGCATCATGGTGACGAGCGATCCGCACGTCGGGGTGGCGGGCGCCGACGTGGTCTACACGGACGTGTGGGCCTCGATGGGCCAGGAGGACGAGGCAGAAGAGCGGCGCCGCCTCTTCGCCCCATTCCAGGTCGACTCGGAGCTCTTCGGTGAAGCGGCTCGCCACGCCATCTTCCTCCATTGCCTGCCGGCCCATCGCGGCGAAGAGGTCACCGACGACGTGATCGAGCACGAGCGGTCCTTCGTGTTCGACCAAGCCGAGAACCGCATGCATGCCTTCAAGGCCCTCCTGGTCC